In a single window of the Mauremys reevesii isolate NIE-2019 linkage group 3, ASM1616193v1, whole genome shotgun sequence genome:
- the KRTCAP3 gene encoding keratinocyte-associated protein 3, producing MGCGGGGCGFDLGRGPQRLMRAGITLIVLGHLNFILGAIVHGTVLRHVANPERTVTSEYTTANVISVGSGLLSITAGIVAILVSRNLLKAALHWALLCVSLLNCLLSAACSLGLALAISLTVASRGHRLIVGCNSSALPADARAAIATNDCPFDTTRIYDTALALWFPSMVMAAVEAALSGRCCVVSLILRGIGPCADTYIRQQLEQETATKEVASEDRHEQELSQLLAVQDGARA from the exons ACTTGGGGCGCGGGCCCCAGCGCCTCATGCGCGCTGGCATCACCCTGATCGTCCTGGGCCACCTGAACTTCATCCTGGGAGCCATCGTGCACGGCACGGTTCTGCGCCATGTGGCCAACCCTGAGCGCACCGTCACCTCCGAGTACACGACCGCCAACGTCATCTCCGTCGGCTCCGGGCTGCTG AGCATCACTGCTGGGATTGTGGCCATCTTGGTGTCCCGGAACCTCCTCAAGGCAGCCCTG CACTGGGCCTTGCTGTGCGTCTCGCTGCTGAACTGCCTGctctctgctgcctgcagcctgggcttgGCCCTGGCCATCTCCCTCACCGtcgccagcagggggcaccgcCTGATCGTAGGATGCAACAGCTCCGCCCTTCCAGCTGACGCCCGGGCTGCCATCGCCACCAACGACTGCCCCTTCGACACCACACGCATCTAC GACACGGCGCTGGCGCTCTGGTTCCCCTCCATGGTGATGGCTGCGGTGGAGGCTGCGCTTTCCGGCAGGTGCTGTGTGGTGTCCCTGATCCTCCGCGGCATCGGTCCCTGTGCAGACACCTACATCCGCCAGCAG CTGGAGCAAGAGACGGCGACAAAGGAGGTGGCATCTGAGGACCGGCACGAGCAAGAGCTgagccagctgctggcagtgcagGACGGGGCCCGGGCCTAG